The Thermobispora bispora DSM 43833 genome window below encodes:
- the otsB gene encoding trehalose-phosphatase, which translates to MRLPDHPGLRSLLGDPSGAVIGLDFDGTLSPIVPDPDAARIHPEAPEVLADLAPLVNAVVIITGRPPATALALGAAPDGRSLADVPGLVILGHYGMERWENGRITAPPPPPGLDAVRAELPAITAPYAGVHIEDKGRAVAVHTRRCPDPAAALAALTEPVTALAARTGLIVEPGRFVLELRAPGMDKGQALTAFLAERRARSVLFAGDDLGDLAAFRAVAEAGIPGVRVCSGSAEVAKLAAEADIVVDGPDGVVGLLRAIVAALRPDR; encoded by the coding sequence ATGAGACTCCCCGACCACCCCGGGCTGCGATCCCTGCTCGGCGACCCCTCCGGCGCCGTGATCGGGCTGGACTTCGACGGCACCCTCTCCCCGATCGTCCCCGACCCGGACGCCGCCCGGATCCACCCCGAGGCCCCCGAGGTCCTCGCCGATCTCGCCCCGCTCGTCAACGCCGTCGTGATCATCACCGGGCGCCCGCCGGCCACCGCGCTCGCGCTCGGCGCGGCCCCGGACGGCCGGTCGCTCGCCGACGTCCCCGGGCTGGTCATCCTCGGTCACTACGGCATGGAACGGTGGGAGAACGGCCGGATCACCGCGCCGCCCCCGCCGCCCGGGCTGGACGCGGTCCGCGCGGAGCTCCCGGCCATCACCGCGCCCTACGCCGGCGTGCACATCGAGGACAAGGGCCGGGCCGTGGCGGTGCACACCCGCCGGTGCCCCGATCCCGCGGCGGCCCTCGCCGCGCTCACCGAGCCGGTCACCGCGCTCGCCGCGCGGACCGGGCTCATCGTCGAACCGGGCCGGTTCGTGCTCGAGCTGCGCGCGCCCGGGATGGACAAGGGGCAGGCCCTGACCGCGTTCCTCGCCGAACGGCGGGCCCGCTCGGTGCTCTTCGCCGGGGACGACCTCGGCGACCTCGCCGCCTTCCGGGCGGTCGCCGAGGCGGGCATCCCCGGGGTCCGGGTGTGCAGCGGGTCTGCCGAGGTGGCGAAGCTCGCCGCCGAGGCCGACATCGTGGTGGACGGGCCGGACGGGGTCGTCGGGCTGCTGCGGGCCATCGTCGCCGCGCTGCGCCCGGACCGGTGA
- a CDS encoding alpha,alpha-trehalose-phosphate synthase (UDP-forming), with amino-acid sequence MSSSVLIASNRGPVSFAIAEDGSLTMARGAGGLVSGLTEAVKGTDALWICAAISEGDRYAARKAPNGRIDKGGYDITPVRMLDIPPATFDRAYNSVANSTLWYVNHLLYNTSLAPQFDTTFRREWQAYRDYNDAFATALAEEAAPWARVMVQDYHLALTPLMLREQRPDLRIAHFSHTPWAPPEYFSLLPDDVAAEVLTGILGADHAGFLTGRWASAFMDCCEVILGATVDRERRTVRYDKRTTQIGVHPLGVDGEALLARATAPDVESHMAALKDLIGDRKLIVRVDRTELSKNILRGLTAYREFLEKHPEWHGRVVHLAFAYPSRHDLPEYREYTAAVQRCAKEIEDEYATDDWDPIILHVRDDYARSLAAYRLADVLLVNPIRDGMNLVAKEGPILSERCALVLSREAGAAAELGQDSLLVNPFDISGTAAALHEALLLPETERIRRIARLRKASTAMPPRRWFEEQLAALAAR; translated from the coding sequence ATGAGCAGCTCGGTGCTGATCGCTTCCAATAGGGGCCCCGTCTCATTCGCCATCGCGGAAGACGGTTCGCTGACCATGGCCAGGGGCGCCGGCGGACTGGTGTCCGGCCTGACGGAGGCGGTCAAGGGCACCGACGCGCTGTGGATCTGCGCCGCGATATCCGAAGGCGACCGGTACGCGGCGCGGAAGGCGCCCAACGGACGGATCGACAAGGGCGGCTACGACATCACCCCGGTGCGGATGCTCGACATCCCGCCCGCGACCTTCGACCGCGCCTACAACTCCGTGGCGAACTCCACGCTCTGGTACGTCAACCACCTGCTGTACAACACCTCGCTCGCCCCGCAGTTCGACACCACGTTCCGGCGGGAGTGGCAGGCGTACCGGGACTACAACGACGCCTTCGCCACGGCGCTGGCCGAGGAGGCGGCCCCGTGGGCCCGGGTGATGGTGCAGGACTACCACCTCGCACTGACCCCGCTGATGCTCCGGGAGCAGCGGCCCGACCTGCGGATCGCGCACTTCTCGCACACCCCGTGGGCCCCGCCCGAGTACTTCTCGCTCCTCCCCGACGACGTGGCCGCCGAGGTGCTCACCGGCATCCTGGGCGCCGACCACGCCGGCTTCCTCACCGGCCGCTGGGCGTCGGCGTTCATGGACTGCTGCGAGGTCATCCTCGGCGCGACCGTGGACCGCGAGCGCCGCACGGTCCGGTACGACAAGCGGACCACGCAGATCGGCGTCCATCCGCTCGGCGTGGACGGGGAGGCGCTCCTGGCGCGCGCCACCGCCCCCGACGTCGAGTCCCACATGGCGGCGCTCAAGGACCTCATCGGGGACCGCAAGCTGATCGTCCGGGTGGACCGGACCGAGCTGTCCAAGAACATCCTCCGCGGGCTCACCGCCTACCGGGAGTTCCTGGAGAAGCACCCCGAGTGGCACGGCCGGGTGGTCCACCTCGCCTTCGCGTACCCGTCCCGGCACGACCTGCCCGAGTACCGCGAGTACACGGCCGCGGTGCAGCGGTGCGCCAAGGAGATCGAGGACGAGTACGCCACCGACGACTGGGACCCGATCATCCTCCACGTGCGCGACGACTACGCCCGGTCGCTCGCCGCCTACCGGCTCGCCGACGTGCTCCTGGTCAACCCGATCCGGGACGGCATGAACCTCGTTGCCAAGGAGGGCCCGATCCTCTCCGAGCGGTGCGCGCTCGTGCTCTCCCGGGAGGCCGGCGCCGCCGCCGAGCTGGGCCAGGACTCCCTGCTCGTGAACCCGTTCGACATCTCGGGCACCGCGGCCGCCCTCCACGAGGCGCTGCTGCTGCCGGAGACCGAGCGCATCCGGCGGATCGCCCGGCTGCGGAAGGCGTCCACCGCCATGCCGCCCCGCCGCTGGTTCGAGGAGCAGCTCGCCGCCCTCGCCGCCCGCTGA
- the thrC gene encoding threonine synthase, protein MVHVETREFGRAIGLSCRECGALEKLGPIFACSQCFGPLEVAYDFGEISREEIVSGPPNIWRYRALLPVPPDVAEKPNLAPGWTKLVKADRLAAELGLRSLYVKDDSGNPTHSFKDRVVAIAVEAARAFGFRTLSCSSTGNLAGAVAAAATRAGLDSCVFIPADLEAAKIVMAAVYGGRIVGVEGSYDDVNRLCSELLGDPLGEKWGFVNVNLRPYYAEGSKTLAYEIAEQLGWRLPDQIVIPVASGSQLTKIDKGFRELIKLGLVEDKPYRVFGAQATGCAPVARAFKAGHDVVQPVKPDTIVKSLAIGNPADGPYVLDVVRRTSGAVEDVDDHEVVEAIRLLARTEGIFAETAGGVTVGVLRKLLRDGRLDPDAETVVLNTGDGLKTLDVVAGQARPTAVIRPSLDALRTAFAN, encoded by the coding sequence ATGGTGCATGTCGAAACCCGTGAGTTCGGCCGTGCCATCGGCCTGTCGTGTCGTGAATGCGGTGCCCTCGAGAAGCTAGGACCGATCTTCGCCTGCTCGCAGTGTTTCGGGCCGCTCGAGGTCGCCTATGACTTCGGTGAGATCAGCCGCGAGGAGATCGTCTCCGGGCCTCCGAACATCTGGCGGTATCGCGCGCTCCTCCCGGTGCCGCCGGACGTCGCTGAGAAGCCCAATCTCGCTCCTGGCTGGACGAAGCTGGTCAAGGCGGACAGGCTCGCCGCCGAACTCGGGCTCCGCTCGCTGTATGTGAAGGACGACTCCGGCAACCCCACCCATTCGTTCAAGGACCGGGTGGTGGCGATCGCGGTCGAGGCGGCGCGCGCCTTCGGCTTCCGCACGCTCTCCTGCTCGTCCACCGGGAACCTCGCCGGTGCGGTCGCGGCGGCGGCCACCCGCGCCGGCCTGGACTCCTGCGTGTTCATCCCGGCGGACCTCGAGGCCGCGAAGATCGTCATGGCCGCGGTGTACGGCGGCCGCATCGTCGGGGTCGAGGGCTCGTACGACGACGTCAACCGCCTCTGCTCGGAGCTGCTCGGCGACCCGCTCGGGGAGAAGTGGGGCTTCGTCAACGTCAACCTGCGGCCCTACTACGCCGAGGGGTCGAAGACGCTCGCCTATGAGATCGCCGAACAGCTCGGCTGGCGGCTGCCCGACCAGATCGTGATCCCGGTGGCGTCCGGGTCGCAGCTCACCAAGATCGACAAGGGGTTCCGCGAGCTCATCAAGCTCGGGCTGGTCGAGGACAAGCCGTACCGCGTCTTCGGCGCCCAGGCCACCGGCTGCGCGCCGGTCGCCCGCGCGTTCAAGGCGGGCCACGACGTGGTGCAGCCGGTCAAGCCGGACACGATCGTCAAGTCGCTCGCGATCGGGAACCCGGCGGACGGCCCGTACGTGCTCGACGTGGTCCGGCGCACCTCGGGCGCGGTGGAGGACGTCGATGATCACGAGGTGGTCGAGGCGATCCGCCTGCTCGCGCGCACCGAGGGCATCTTCGCCGAGACGGCGGGCGGGGTGACCGTCGGCGTCCTGCGCAAGCTGCTCCGGGACGGCCGGCTCGACCCCGACGCCGAGACCGTGGTGCTGAACACGGGCGATGGGCTGAAGACCCTCGACGTGGTCGCCGGCCAGGCGCGCCCGACGGCGGTCATCCGCCCGTCCCTCGACGCGCTCCGTACGGCATTCGCCAACTGA
- a CDS encoding RNA polymerase sigma factor, giving the protein MSLDETTEALARSAAQGDHRALGELLRRIEPDVLRHCERLLPYRQDAEEAAQDTLLAVARNISRFEGRAKFSTWLHIVTANCARTTYRNLKRRSSEQAEELPEQRPDPRRVSVIAGSRLDLLDAMEALEAEKPELAQALVLRDICELDYAEVAEQLGIPIGTAKSRIHQARKYVQSVLGEAYR; this is encoded by the coding sequence ATGTCACTGGACGAGACGACCGAGGCTCTGGCGCGCTCGGCCGCTCAAGGCGACCATCGGGCGCTCGGAGAGCTGCTCCGCCGGATCGAGCCCGACGTGCTACGGCACTGCGAGCGGCTGCTGCCGTACCGGCAGGACGCGGAGGAGGCGGCGCAGGACACGCTGCTCGCCGTCGCCCGGAACATCTCGCGGTTCGAGGGCCGGGCGAAGTTCAGCACCTGGCTGCACATCGTGACCGCGAACTGCGCGCGGACGACTTACCGGAATTTGAAGCGGCGCTCCTCCGAGCAGGCCGAGGAGCTGCCCGAGCAGCGCCCGGACCCGCGGCGGGTGAGCGTGATCGCCGGCTCCCGGCTCGACCTGCTCGACGCGATGGAGGCGCTCGAGGCGGAGAAGCCGGAGCTCGCCCAGGCGCTGGTGCTGCGGGACATCTGCGAGCTCGACTACGCGGAGGTGGCCGAGCAGCTCGGCATCCCGATCGGCACGGCCAAATCCCGCATCCATCAGGCCCGCAAGTACGTGCAGAGCGTGCTCGGGGAGGCCTACCGCTGA
- a CDS encoding DUF3263 domain-containing protein — translation MDVEPAADDGCALSERDRRILAFERQWWRHAGSKEQAIRETFGIPATRYYQLLGELIDRPESLAFDPMLVKRLRRQRAARRRSREIRRYGTNA, via the coding sequence ATGGACGTCGAGCCGGCCGCCGATGACGGTTGCGCCCTCTCGGAACGGGACCGCCGGATCCTCGCCTTCGAACGGCAGTGGTGGCGGCACGCCGGCTCCAAGGAGCAGGCGATCAGGGAGACCTTCGGGATCCCGGCCACCCGTTACTACCAGTTACTCGGTGAGCTGATCGACCGGCCGGAGAGCTTAGCCTTCGACCCCATGCTGGTGAAGCGGCTCCGGCGGCAGCGCGCCGCCCGCAGGAGGAGCCGGGAGATCCGCCGGTACGGAACGAACGCATGA
- a CDS encoding ABC transporter ATP-binding protein — MAAPGEPILEVRDLVKHFPLTQGIVFKRQVGAIKAVDGVSFDLHRGETLGIVGESGCGKSTLAKLLMALERPTSGTVKVDGKDITKAKGAELKRLRRDIQMVMQDPYTSLNPRMTVGDIVGEPFEIHPDVVPKSQRRKRVQELLEVVGLNPDHINRYPHQFSGGQRQRIGIARGLALQPKIIICDEPVSALDVSIQAQVINLLKRLQDEFKLSYIFIAHDLSVVRHISDRVAVMYLGKFVEMGTDAQIYERPSHPYTQALLSAVPVPNPEGREHRRRIILQGDPPSPANPPSGCRFRTRCWKAQDICASQVPALEVRPGVDHPAACHFAEAHDVVGAGEAGPEVPAPAQ; from the coding sequence ATGGCGGCACCCGGTGAGCCGATCCTGGAAGTCCGTGACCTGGTCAAGCACTTCCCGCTGACCCAGGGCATCGTCTTCAAGCGCCAGGTCGGCGCGATCAAGGCCGTCGACGGGGTCTCCTTCGACCTGCACCGGGGCGAGACGCTCGGCATCGTGGGCGAGTCGGGGTGCGGCAAGTCCACCCTCGCCAAGCTGCTCATGGCCCTGGAGCGGCCGACCTCGGGCACCGTCAAGGTCGACGGGAAGGACATCACCAAGGCGAAGGGCGCCGAGCTCAAGCGGCTGCGGCGCGACATCCAGATGGTGATGCAGGACCCGTACACCTCGCTCAACCCGCGGATGACCGTCGGCGACATCGTGGGCGAGCCGTTCGAGATCCACCCGGACGTCGTGCCCAAGAGCCAGCGCCGCAAGCGGGTGCAGGAGCTGCTCGAGGTCGTCGGCCTCAACCCCGACCACATCAACCGCTACCCGCACCAGTTCTCCGGCGGGCAGCGCCAGCGCATCGGGATCGCCCGCGGGCTCGCCCTCCAGCCGAAGATCATCATCTGCGACGAGCCGGTCTCCGCGCTCGACGTGTCGATCCAGGCGCAGGTCATCAACCTGCTGAAGCGGCTGCAGGACGAGTTCAAGCTCTCCTACATCTTCATCGCCCACGACCTGTCGGTGGTGCGGCACATCTCCGACCGGGTCGCGGTGATGTACCTCGGCAAGTTCGTGGAGATGGGCACGGACGCCCAGATCTACGAGCGCCCGAGCCACCCCTACACGCAGGCCCTGCTCTCCGCGGTGCCGGTCCCGAACCCGGAGGGCCGGGAGCACCGCAGGCGGATCATCCTGCAGGGCGACCCGCCCTCCCCGGCGAACCCGCCCTCGGGCTGCCGGTTCCGCACCCGGTGCTGGAAGGCCCAGGACATCTGCGCGTCGCAGGTGCCCGCGCTCGAGGTACGGCCGGGCGTCGACCACCCGGCGGCCTGCCACTTCGCCGAGGCGCACGACGTGGTCGGCGCCGGCGAGGCCGGGCCGGAGGTCCCCGCCCCGGCCCAGTGA
- a CDS encoding ABC transporter permease, translated as MSEPTAAPDLMDLAQQPRGDGLSAEKPRSLWRDSWDDLKRRKLFWFSLALLILFLLMAAFPQLFTQKNPDYAELAKSLEGPSAEAWFGYDLQGRDVYARTIYGARTSIVVGVLATLATVVLGGVAGIIAAYYSRWVDSIISRVGEIFLGVPYVLGAIIILGTIAPVQSNPSRAMIMTVVIITLALLGWPILMRIARSAIIQAKHQDYVVAARALGAGPMRIIVKHLLPNSLAPILVYATITIGSYIGAEATLSLLGIGLRSPVISWGIAIADHAQYIRSGAHALLFPAGFLSLCVLTFVMLGEAVRDALDPKLR; from the coding sequence ATGAGTGAACCGACCGCGGCGCCCGACCTGATGGACCTCGCACAGCAGCCGCGGGGCGACGGCCTCTCGGCGGAGAAGCCGCGCAGCCTCTGGCGGGACAGCTGGGACGATCTCAAGCGGCGGAAGCTCTTCTGGTTCTCGCTGGCGCTGCTCATCCTCTTCCTGCTGATGGCGGCGTTCCCGCAGCTCTTCACGCAGAAGAACCCCGACTACGCCGAACTCGCCAAGAGCCTGGAAGGGCCGAGCGCGGAGGCCTGGTTCGGGTACGACCTGCAGGGCCGGGACGTCTACGCGCGCACGATCTACGGGGCGCGGACCTCGATCGTCGTGGGCGTGCTCGCCACCCTCGCGACCGTCGTGCTCGGCGGGGTGGCCGGCATCATCGCCGCGTACTACTCCCGCTGGGTGGACTCGATCATCTCCCGGGTGGGGGAGATCTTCCTCGGCGTGCCGTACGTGCTGGGCGCGATCATCATCCTCGGCACCATCGCCCCGGTGCAGTCCAACCCGAGCCGGGCGATGATCATGACGGTGGTGATCATCACCCTCGCCCTGCTCGGCTGGCCGATCCTCATGCGGATCGCCCGGTCCGCGATCATCCAGGCCAAGCACCAGGACTACGTGGTGGCCGCCCGCGCGCTCGGGGCCGGCCCGATGCGCATCATCGTCAAGCACCTGCTGCCGAACTCGCTCGCGCCGATCCTCGTCTACGCGACGATCACCATCGGCAGCTACATCGGGGCCGAGGCCACCCTCTCGCTGCTCGGCATCGGGCTGCGCTCGCCGGTCATCTCGTGGGGTATCGCGATCGCCGATCACGCCCAGTACATCCGCTCGGGTGCGCACGCGCTGCTCTTCCCCGCCGGGTTCCTCTCCCTGTGCGTGCTCACCTTCGTCATGCTGGGCGAAGCCGTACGCGACGCCCTCGATCCGAAGCTTCGCTGA
- a CDS encoding ABC transporter permease, with protein sequence MGRYTIRRLLQLIPVLLGATFLINYMVWQLPGDPFAARCGQRPCPDHYVNAMREQFGLDQPLLVQYFNFLKNLLTGNLGVDFNQVPVIDQLASAWPVTIRLALLAVAIEALIGIGAGVLSGLRRGGFVDNAVAASTLFLLSLPVFVTGYVLQWLLGVQLHVVEPTVSPEARLSELIVPAFVLASLNMAFTARLTRTSIVENLRADYVRTAIAKGLPRRRVVGVHLLRNSLIPALTFLGTEVGSLMSGAIITEGIFNIHGIGGLLWRAILGQDYTIVVPVASLLVLVYLFTNLIVDLLYGMLDPRIRYE encoded by the coding sequence ATGGGCCGATACACGATTCGGCGCCTGTTGCAACTCATCCCCGTGCTGCTCGGCGCGACGTTCCTGATCAACTACATGGTCTGGCAGCTGCCGGGAGATCCCTTCGCCGCGCGGTGCGGGCAGCGGCCCTGCCCCGACCACTACGTCAACGCGATGCGGGAGCAGTTCGGCCTCGACCAGCCGCTGCTGGTCCAGTACTTCAACTTCCTCAAGAACCTCCTCACCGGCAACCTCGGGGTCGACTTCAACCAGGTGCCGGTCATCGATCAGCTCGCCAGCGCCTGGCCGGTCACCATCAGGCTCGCGCTGCTCGCCGTCGCCATCGAGGCGCTGATCGGCATCGGCGCAGGCGTGCTCTCCGGGCTCCGGCGCGGCGGTTTCGTCGACAACGCGGTGGCCGCCTCCACGCTGTTCCTCCTCTCCCTCCCCGTGTTCGTCACCGGCTACGTGCTCCAGTGGCTGCTCGGGGTGCAGCTCCACGTGGTCGAGCCCACGGTGTCGCCCGAGGCGCGCCTCTCCGAGCTGATCGTCCCCGCGTTCGTGCTGGCCAGCCTCAACATGGCCTTCACCGCGCGGCTCACCCGGACGAGCATCGTGGAGAACCTCCGCGCCGACTACGTCCGCACCGCGATCGCCAAGGGTCTCCCCCGCCGCCGGGTCGTCGGCGTGCACCTGCTGCGCAACTCGCTGATCCCGGCGCTGACCTTCCTCGGCACCGAGGTGGGCTCGCTCATGTCGGGCGCCATCATCACCGAGGGCATCTTCAACATCCACGGCATCGGGGGCCTGCTCTGGCGGGCGATCCTCGGCCAGGACTACACGATCGTCGTGCCGGTCGCCTCGCTGCTCGTCCTCGTGTACCTGTTCACCAACCTGATCGTCGACCTCCTCTACGGCATGCTCGACCCGAGGATCCGCTATGAGTGA
- a CDS encoding ABC transporter ATP-binding protein, which translates to MVEMLSEPLRSGSGANGTGALLEVENLHVEFHTRSGVAKAVNGVSYSVNAGETLAVLGESGSGKSVTAQTIMGILDMPPGRVTAGQIRFRGVDLLKLPEEERRKIRGEGISMIFQDALSALNPVFPVGWQIAEMYRVHRGTSRSEAKKKAIELMDRVRIPAAKDRVNDYPHQFSGGMRQRIMIAMAIALDPEILIADEPTTALDVTVQAQIMELLAELQRESNMGLILITHDLGVVADVADKIAVMYGGRIVEQASVYDLFRNPAHPYSKGLLESIPRVDLKGRELHAIKGTPPNLLQMPTGCAFHPRCPYRRDRCETEVPPLQPVGGTRKSACHYWREVLDGGTR; encoded by the coding sequence ATGGTGGAAATGCTCTCCGAGCCTCTGCGCAGCGGCTCCGGCGCGAACGGCACGGGAGCCCTGCTCGAGGTGGAGAACCTCCACGTCGAATTCCACACCCGGTCGGGCGTCGCCAAGGCGGTCAACGGCGTCAGCTACAGCGTGAACGCCGGGGAGACGCTCGCCGTGCTCGGCGAGTCGGGCTCGGGGAAGAGCGTCACCGCCCAGACGATCATGGGCATCCTCGACATGCCGCCGGGACGGGTGACCGCCGGGCAGATCCGGTTCCGCGGGGTCGACCTCCTCAAGCTGCCCGAGGAAGAGCGCCGGAAGATCCGCGGCGAGGGCATCTCCATGATCTTCCAGGACGCGCTCTCCGCGCTGAACCCGGTCTTCCCCGTCGGCTGGCAGATCGCCGAGATGTACCGCGTGCACCGCGGCACCTCCCGCTCGGAGGCGAAGAAGAAGGCGATCGAGCTCATGGACCGGGTGCGCATCCCCGCGGCCAAGGACCGGGTGAACGACTACCCGCACCAGTTCTCCGGCGGGATGCGCCAGCGGATCATGATCGCCATGGCGATCGCGCTCGACCCCGAGATCCTCATCGCCGACGAGCCCACCACGGCGCTCGACGTGACCGTGCAGGCCCAGATCATGGAGCTGCTCGCCGAGCTGCAGCGCGAGAGCAACATGGGCCTGATCCTCATCACCCACGATCTCGGCGTGGTCGCCGACGTCGCCGACAAGATCGCCGTGATGTACGGCGGCCGCATCGTCGAGCAGGCCTCGGTGTACGACCTGTTCCGCAACCCCGCCCACCCGTACTCCAAGGGGCTGCTCGAGTCCATCCCGCGGGTGGACCTCAAGGGCAGGGAGCTGCACGCGATCAAGGGGACGCCGCCGAACCTGCTCCAGATGCCGACCGGCTGCGCGTTCCACCCCCGCTGCCCGTACCGCCGGGACAGGTGCGAGACCGAGGTGCCCCCGCTGCAGCCGGTGGGCGGCACCCGCAAGAGCGCCTGCCACTACTGGAGGGAGGTCCTCGATGGCGGCACCCGGTGA
- a CDS encoding SAM hydrolase/SAM-dependent halogenase family protein: MTSIITLLTDYGLEDGYVAACHGVILGIAPQARIIDVGHLIPAGDVRRGAAILAQTIPYLPAGIHVAIVDPSAGTRRAVVIEAGDRIFVGPDNGVLSWAVTAAGGARAAYEITNRELFLEKVSPTFLGRDLFAPVAAHLCAGRPPADVGPQLPIDDLVVLPAPTSRMRDGSVEGEVLSVDHNGNVQTSITAADLEALGIRVGDTMVVGLGRRQFTVQLRETFTTVPPGELVAFTDSAGLVAMAVNAGDASERLGLPPGAHVRLSPGR, encoded by the coding sequence GTGACCTCGATAATCACGCTGCTCACCGACTACGGACTGGAAGACGGCTACGTGGCGGCCTGCCACGGAGTGATCCTCGGTATCGCCCCGCAGGCCCGGATCATCGACGTGGGCCACCTCATCCCCGCGGGGGACGTGCGGCGGGGCGCGGCGATCCTCGCCCAGACCATCCCGTACCTCCCGGCCGGGATCCACGTCGCCATCGTGGACCCGTCCGCCGGGACCCGCCGGGCGGTCGTGATCGAGGCGGGAGATCGGATCTTCGTCGGCCCGGACAACGGCGTGCTCTCGTGGGCGGTCACCGCCGCCGGCGGCGCCCGCGCCGCCTACGAGATCACCAACCGGGAGCTGTTCCTCGAGAAGGTCTCGCCGACGTTCCTCGGCCGGGACCTGTTCGCCCCGGTCGCCGCCCACCTCTGCGCCGGGCGGCCGCCGGCCGACGTGGGGCCGCAGCTGCCGATCGACGACCTGGTGGTGCTGCCCGCGCCCACGTCGCGGATGCGGGACGGGAGCGTCGAGGGCGAGGTCCTCTCGGTGGACCACAACGGCAACGTGCAGACGTCGATCACGGCCGCCGATCTGGAGGCGCTCGGCATCCGGGTGGGCGACACCATGGTCGTCGGGCTCGGCCGCCGGCAGTTCACCGTGCAGCTCCGGGAGACGTTCACCACGGTCCCGCCGGGCGAGCTCGTGGCCTTCACCGACTCGGCCGGCCTGGTCGCGATGGCCGTCAACGCCGGCGACGCCTCGGAGCGCCTCGGGCTGCCGCCGGGCGCCCACGTACGGCTCTCGCCCGGCCGCTGA